From a single Anabas testudineus chromosome 5, fAnaTes1.2, whole genome shotgun sequence genomic region:
- the LOC117152850 gene encoding inner centromere protein-like — translation MDSSIETSRPGSTLTPKLPQGPKPRLAPKPFSLQKKSTIRSIQAPRTASKPTINQSDKVEATGVPRVTLTTPAQKPPLQTTPSDTKPSLEDNSKTTNVSNERPHREDTPKSNAAQVKSDPAPQTTEVPKETLNSPAQKPPQQTIPTDLKPSPVSEHVKDKPKTTNVSNESQHGEDTPKSNAAQVKSDPAPQTTEVPKETLNSPAQKPPQQTITTDLKPSPVSEHVKDKPKTTNVSNESPHREDTPKSSAAQVKSDTAPKTTDVPKETLNSPAQKPPQQTITTDLKPSPVSEHVKDKPKTTKESNESPHREDTPKSSAAQVKSDTAPKTTPPKETPKFNAVQREDPNILTNLKAPADTVTNSEQKDEKMKEDKTSVIQKSEPSGSDSPSADKPTYQWGGTRRRLSSKLTSKFESGGLPVSPQPTITVPTTYTKDKINKPVSSAPEQSQPTPEPPNRENNEEGLDCSGGGSIKRRISQLFDSASRPEVVTKKEEPEIVTGGGGVKERIKNWVVETDSEEPKPQVAPRTRSRSIDSPTSPEPKKIPKLAPVEPPAAGTPSASSEVSPVKQPTETPVEAPKDAAEKPQERTAVTPGEHEQNKSAEVEVQLCNHNQSIDQTATNQGESDSTESPRSALKRNNTKRRSVRFGIVETDDGDPPLILGSPSDSSSEEEDVPGEKSEKNIPVSVPVYRRVGSFLNKDNELQKKEEEEQKHLEFEKRLKAEESEQARLRSEEERKKKEEEEREEELRHREEEKRREEERARERLKEEEVKRERLKEEERQRQMELMQQRQREEERERMKREEEQLRKDQEEREKERQREEERKKEILRQEEIERERLRKEAEEKERERQRQEEERKRQELEKRIQQEKEEEMERMRQIEKQREEERKRQEVEKRIQQEKEEEMERMRQIEKQREEERKRQELEKRIQQEKEEEMERMRQIEKQREEERKRQELEKRIQQEKEEEM, via the exons ATGGATAGCTCCATTGAGACTTCCCGGCCTGGAAGCACCCTAACACCCAAGCTGCCTCAAGGCCCTAAACCTCGGCTTGCTCCTAAGCCCTTCTCTCTGCAGAAGAAGAGCACCATTCGCTCCATTCAAGCTCCAAGGACAGCATCTAAGCCAACAATAAACCAGTCTGACAAAGTTGAGGCAACAGGTGTCCCCAGAGTGACTCTGACCACCCCTGCTCAGAAACCTCCTCTACAAACCACTCCCTCTGATACCAAACCCAGCCTTGAAGATAATTCAAAAACAACCAATGTAAGTAACGAAAGGCCGCATAGAGAAGATACTCCTAAATCCAACGCAGCTCAAGTAAAATCAGATCCAGCCCCCCAAACCACAGAAGTACCCAAAGAGACTCTAAACTCCCCTGCTCAGAAACCTCCTCAACAGACCATCCCCACTGATTTGAAACCCAGTCCTGTAAGTGAGCATGTCAAAGATAAACCAAAAACAACCAATGTAAGTAACGAAAGTCAACATGGAGAAGATACTCCTAAGTCCAACGCAGCTCAAGTAAAATCAGATCCAGCCCCCCAAACCACAGAAGTACCCAAAGAGACTCTAAACTCTCCTGCTCAGAAACCTCCTCAACAAACCATCACCACTGATTTGAAACCAAGTCCTGTAAGTGAGCATGTCAAAGATAAACCAAAAACAACCAATGTAAGTAACGAAAGTCCGCATAGAGAGGATACTCCTAAATCCAGCGCAGCTCAAGTAAAATCAGATACAGCCCCCAAAACCACAGATGTACCCAAAGAGACTCTAAACTCTCCTGCTCAGAAACCTCCTCAACAAACCATCACCACTGATTTGAAACCAAGTCCTGTAAGTGAGCATGTCAAAGATAAaccaaaaacaaccaaagaaaGTAACGAAAGTCCGCATAGAGAGGATACTCCTAAATCCAGCGCAGCTCAAGTAAAATCAGATACAGCCCCCAAAACCACTCCACCAAAAGAGACACCAAAATTCAATGCAGTCCAGAGAGAAGATCCAAACATCCTAACAAACCTCAAAGCACCGGCAGACACTGTGACTAACTCAGaacagaaagatgaaaagatgaaggaAGATAAAACGTCTGTCATACAAAAGTCCGAACCATCAGGGAGTGACAGTCCCTCTGCAGATAAGCCAACATATCAGTGGGGCGGCACCAGGAGGCGTCTGTCCTCGAAGCTCACCTCAAAGTTCGAGTCAGGTGGTCTGCCTGTGTCTCCCCAGCCCACTATAACTGTGCCTACAACCTACAccaaagataaaataaacaaacccGTGTCCTCAGCTCCAGAGCAGAGCCAACCAACGCCAGAGCCGCCAAACAGAGAGAATAATGAAGAAGGACTGGATTGTAGCGGAGGAGGAAGTATAAAACGCAGAATCAGTCAGCTGTTTGACTCGGCGTCGAGGCCAGAGGTTGTGACAAAGAAAGAGGAGCCAGAAATTGTAACTGGTGGCGGAGGTGTAAAGGAGCGAATTAAAAACTGGGTTGTAGAAACAGATTCTGAGGAGCCAAAGCCTCAGGTCGCTCCACGAACCCGCTCCAGGAG CATCGATTCGCCAACTTCTCCAGAGCCAAAGAAAATACCCAAACTGGCACCTGTCGAACCCCCTGCAGCCGGCACGCCGTCAGCATCTTCAGAGGTCTCTCCAGTTAAACAACCCACTGAGACCCCAGTGGAAGCACCTAAAGATGCTGCAGAGAAGCCACAGGAAAGGACAGCAGTTACACCAGGAGAGCATGAGCAGAACAAATCAGCAGAAGTTGAGGTTCAGCTGTGCAATCACAACCAATCTATAGACCAGACTGCTACAAATCAGGGAGAGTCAGATTCAACTGAAAGCCCTCGGTCTGCTCTAAAGAGGAACAATACCAAACGTCGCTCTGTTCGCTTTGGTATTGTGGAGACAGATGATGGTGACCCGCCACTTATCCTTGGTTCACCGTCTGACTCCAgctcagaagaagaagatgtcCCTGGTGAGAAAAGTGAGAAGAACATCCCTGTTTCAGTGCCTGTCTACAGAAGAGTAGGATCTTTTCTGAACAAGGATAATGAGctccaaaagaaagaagaagaagaacagaaacatttggAATTTGAAAAAAGATTGAAAGCAGAGGAGAGCGAACAGGCAAGACTTAGGTCAGAAGAAGAGCgtaagaaaaaggaagaagaagaaagggaggaagaaCTTAGGCATAGGGAAGAGGAGAAgcggagagaggaggaaagggcaagagagaggctgaaagaggaggaagtgaagagagagaggttaaaagaggaggaaaggcagagacagatggagTTGATGCAGCAGAGGCAGcgtgaggaggagagagagaggatgaagcGGGAAGAAGAGCAACTTAGGAAAGAccaggaggagagggaaaaggagagacagagggaggaggagagaaaaaaagagatacTCAGGCAGgaggagatagagagagaaagattaaGAAAAGAGGctgaggaaaaagagagggagagacagaggcaggaagaggagagaaaaagacaggagCTCGAGAAGAGGATTcaacaggagaaagaagaagagatggagagaatgagacagatagaaaagcagagagaggaggagagaaaaagacaggaggTCGAGAAGAGAATTcaacaggagaaagaagaagagatggagagaatgagacagatagaaaagcagagagaggaggaaagaaaaagacaggagCTCGAGAAGAGAATTcaacaggagaaagaagaagagatggagagaatgagacagatagaaaagcagagagaggaggagagaaaaagacaggagCTCGAGAAGAGAATTcaacaggagaaagaagaggagatg
- the LOC113154595 gene encoding protein unc-119 homolog B-like yields MSAPKARGDAPVADNVSAHGTAAPPRDRKPGGGVLKRLKSRRSQADRGPVTEEELRTQSGAITAEDVLGLRVATRGYLCKPEDNIYNIDFVRFKIRDLETGTVLFEIAKPPQTEDDEENREADANAGRFVRYQFTPAFLRLRTVGATVEFTVGNRPLNNFRMIERHYFRDHLLKSFDFDFGFCIPNSRNTCEHIYEFPQLSESLVRQMVECPYETRSDSFYFVENRLVMHNKADYAYKGAQ; encoded by the exons ATGAGCGCACCCAAAGCCCGCGGCGACGCGCCTGTTGCTGACAATGTGTCGGCGCACGGCACCGCGGCTCCGCCGCGGGACCGCAAGCCCGGCGGAGGGGTCCTGAAGAGGCTCAAGTCCCGGAGGAGCCAGGCGGACAGAGGGCCCGTCACGGAGGAAGAGCTGCGGACGCAGAGCGGAGCCATCACGGCGGAGGACGTGCTGGGACTGCGGGTGGCTACGCGAG GGTACCTCTGTAAACCCGAGGACAATATTTATAACATTGACTTTGTGCGCTTTAAGATCAGAGATTTGGAGACCGGCACCGTCCTGTTTGAGATCGCCAAACCCCCACAGACAG AGGATgatgaggagaacagagaggctgatGCAAATGCGGGACGGTTTGTACGCTACCAGTTCACTCCCGCCTTCCTGCGGCTGAGGACCGTGGGAGCAAC GGTGGAATTCACAGTTGGAAATCGACCTCTAAACAACTTCCGCATGATTGAGAGACACTACTTTCGCGATCACCTGCTGAAGagctttgactttgactttggtTTCTGCATCCCAAACAGCCGTAACACCTGTGAGCATATCTATGAGTTCCCTCAGCTGTCCGAGAGCCTGG TCCGTCAGATGGTGGAGTGTCCTTACGAGACTCGATCAGACAGCTTCTATTTTGTCGAGAACAGACTGGTTATGCACAACAAGGCAGACTATGCCTATAAAGGAGCACAGTGA
- the LOC113153965 gene encoding uncharacterized protein KIAA1671 homolog: MRAKELEEKLKIEEEREKEERKVNLQERAKEASNLISFDHDDVTQKPETPHSPLTKTSDPPESQIEIVYDDFSVKKSRMEVDFDDFSVKPKRWGSQAKVETPPVRTWRAEPVDKEEEEVLVPVNVHRQESKVPEWEAKPDSPEPTAATEEEEEKEEQRPQEEQLISMELEEEAEKDEKDSEDELDTEEDESQDEDTQEAQVNSYCVNEEDKDTDALIETEPDQQNGVCEHTTETDSPKPAPEVSPQDAETPDFHSEPDFSPFPESSTPLLDTSAQRSKVDLGRRRSRTRPSRSLRLAHTKNEKDVSSKQGDSDSEEEQPKSKMVCSPSPASQRVPTVLQSPAALIAQLKRRKGGGGAATEDITEEDKQREEKESQREEVAQSPSQLPRSPRTASHLAGAALVLPPLGSTDGRAVSSPAWLKELKSKKRLSQYDSEA; encoded by the exons atgcGAGCAAAAGAATTGGAAGAAAAGCTAAaaatagaggaagagagagaaaaagaagaacgAAAGGTCAACCTGCAAGAAAGAGCAAAGGAGGCGTCAAATTTAATCAGCTTTGACCATGATGATGTGACTCAGAAGCCAGAAACACCACATTCCCCACTAACAAAAACCTCTGATCCCCCAGAGAGTCAAATTGAAATTGTTTACGATGACTTCTCTGTCAAAAAGTCCCGAATGGAGGTGGACTTTGATGATTTTTCAGTCAAACCGAAGCGATGGGGCTCACAGGCTAAAGTCGAAACTCCTCCTGTCCGGACCTGGAGAGCGGAACCTGTGGataaggaggaagaagaggtgcTGGTGCCAGTGAATGTACACCGTCAAGAAAGCAAAGTTCCAGAGTGGGAGGCAAAACCAGACAGCCCAGAGCCTACAGCAGCCacggaggaagaggaggagaaggaagagcaGAGGCCACAGGAAGAACAGCTCATCTCCATGGAGCTAGAGGAAGAAGCTGAGAAAGACGAGAAGGACAGCGAGGATGAGTTGGATACAGAGGAAGACGAATCTCAAGATGAAGACACGCAGGAG gCGCAGGTTAACAGTTATTGCGTAAAcgaagaagacaaagacactgATGCTTTGATAGAAACTGAGCCAGATCAGCAGAATGGGGTCTGTGAACACACGACTGAAACTGACAG TCCAAAGCCAGCCCCGGAAGTCTCCCCTCAAGACGCTGAAACCCCTGATTTTCACAGTGAGCCAGACTTTTCTCCATTCCCTGAG AGCTCCACTCCTCTCCTTGACACTAGCGCCCAGAGATCCAAGGTAGATCTGGGCAGGAGGCGAAGTCGCACCCGTCCGTCACGCTCCCTCCGGTTGGCTCATACAAAAA ATGAAAAGGATGTATCTTCCAAGCAAGGAGATTCAGACTCTGAGGAGGAGCAGCCAAAATCAAAAATGGTCTGTTCTCCTTCTCCCGCTTCTCAGAGAGTCCCCACAGTTCTTCAGAGTCCTGCAGCCCTTATT GCTcaattaaaaaggagaaaaggaggaggaggagctgcaaCAGAAGATATAACAGAAGAAGACaagcaaagagaagagaaggaaagtCAACGTGAGGAAGTAGCACAGTCTCCATCACAACTTCCCCGCTCTCCTCGTACTGCTTCTCATCTCGCAGGGGCTGCGCTGGTGCTGCCCCCTTTAGGCAGCACAGATGGACG TGCCGTCTCCTCTCCTGCCTGGCTGAAAGAACTGAAGTCTAAGAAGCGTCTTAGTCAGTATGACAGTGAGGCTTAA
- the LOC113154618 gene encoding beta-crystallin B3-like, with protein sequence MGRAGQRLPVCQAQRGKPIEKQCDGHNGCDRLAASTGFLLLWSEINHKYPHWPPPTARQASTSTHTLTLRHTKRREKGKRKDRAWLLHGALKHNPSRGKMTEQQGTPDQLPAQKGQGGSGATYKLAVFEFENFRGKKVELSGECKDVLEKTQRVGSVIVESGPWVGFGRPSFAGEQFVLEKGSYPRWSTWTSCQSSYNLSSFRPLKVDSADHKLHLFEKAGFEGRKMEIVDNDVPSLWAYGFQDRVASAKAVNGTWVGYMYPGYRGSQYVFEHGDFKHWNDWGATAPQIQSVRRVRDMQWHKKGCYIAPAPTPPQPDPKPTPTPNPNPTPNPKSQTQPQS encoded by the exons ATGGGCAGAGCTGGGCAGCGTTTGCCAGTGTGCCAGGCACAGAGGGGCAAGCCTATTGAGAAGCAGTGTGATGGACACAATGGGTGCGACAGACTTGCTGCATCAACAGGCTTTTTGCTGCTGTGGTCAGAAATAAACCATAAATACCCCCACTGGCCTCCACCGACCGCTCGCCAGGCctccacatccacacacaccctcacactgAGACATacaaaaaggagagagaaaggaaagaggaaagacagagcGTGGCTCCTACATGGTGCATTGAAACACAATCCatccag AGGGAAAATGACAGAACAGCAAGGAACACCCGACCAGCTGCCTGCACAGAAGGGCCAAGGAGGGAGTGGAGCCACATATAAG CTGGCAGTTTTTGAGTTTGAGAACTTTCGTGGAAAGAAGGTGGAGCTGTCTGGTGAATGTaaagatgtgctggagaagacgCAGAGAGTTGGCTCAGTCATTGTGGAGTCAGGACC ATGGGTGGGGTTTGGGCGTCCAAGTTTTGCAGGAGAGCAGTTTGTGCTTGAGAAAGGATCATATCCTCGTTGGAGCACCTGGACCAGCTGCCAGAGTAGCTACAATCTGAGCTCCTTCAGGCCTCTGAAAGTG gATAGTGCAGATCACAAGCTGCACCTGTTTGAGAAAGCAGGCTTTGAAGGCAGAAAGATGGAGATTGTTGACAATGATGTCCCCAGTCTATGGGCTTATGGTTTCCAGGACCGCGTGGCCAGTGCTAAGGCTGTCAATGGAAC GTGGGTGGGATACATGTATCCAGGCTACAGAGGCAGCCAGTATGTGTTTGAGCACGGAGACTTCAAGCACTGGAATGATTGGGGAGCCACTGCACCTCAGATCCAGTCCGTCCGACGTGTGCGGGACATGCAGTGGCACAAAAAAGGGTGCTATATTGCTCCTGCCCCTACACCTCCCCAACCTGATCCTAAGCCCACCCCTACCCCTAATCCCAATCCCACTCCCAACCCAAAATCCCAAACTCAACCCCAATCTTAA